The following proteins are co-located in the Syntrophorhabdaceae bacterium genome:
- a CDS encoding PBP1A family penicillin-binding protein: MYSRAVKLAILLILVPALFGAGFGYALVNYLEIPDVKQLESYRPKSATRLYADDSTLFAEIFVEKRIPIPITAMPRHLKYAFIAIEDVRFYNHFGVDFRGIARALYRNIIKRSVTEGASTITQQLARNLYLTPRKSMKRKIEEAILAIQIERAYSKDEILNMYLNLIYLGEGAHGVEAASYTYFHKKARDLTIEESATLAALTKSPSRLSPYKNPLKAIERRNVVLRKMYDADFISKSEYQRAVHTPLVLAPFKAYEKKTGYFIEYVKQALEEYIENPQEIYTTGFNIKTTVNLQMTQYAYEAIEKGIQGYRKRHPKVKELPEVALVAMEVKTGDIKVLIGGKDFSVSPYNRAVQAKRQPGSAFKPIIYLAALEQGYTPNDILRDAPVSFTNPYTGVVWQPKNYKNEYHGNVTVRRALELSLNTASVRLLDKVGVENVIELAKQLHINSNFEPNLSLSLGTTEIAPLELAAAYATFARGGSYLPPVAIKAVATIDGEEKYREEAIEEPVVSTEIAYMLVDIMKGVIKNGTARSAASLPYILAGKTGTTDDFRDAWFIGFSPNLLCAVWVGYDKKTNLGNKESGATAALPIWIDFMSKALPHYPNEDFPQPMPG; the protein is encoded by the coding sequence ATGTATTCAAGAGCTGTCAAACTGGCCATTCTGCTTATTCTCGTGCCGGCGTTATTCGGAGCAGGTTTCGGATACGCCCTTGTGAACTATCTTGAGATCCCTGATGTAAAACAGCTCGAGTCATACAGGCCCAAATCGGCTACCAGGCTCTATGCCGATGACAGTACGTTGTTTGCGGAGATCTTTGTTGAGAAGAGGATACCTATCCCGATCACTGCGATGCCGAGACACCTCAAGTATGCCTTTATCGCCATCGAAGATGTGAGGTTCTACAACCATTTCGGTGTTGACTTCCGGGGAATAGCAAGGGCGCTGTACCGGAACATCATTAAGAGAAGCGTCACAGAGGGCGCCTCCACGATCACCCAGCAGCTTGCCAGAAATCTCTATCTTACGCCCCGGAAAAGCATGAAGAGGAAGATAGAGGAGGCGATCCTTGCTATCCAGATAGAGCGGGCATATTCAAAGGACGAGATACTCAACATGTATCTCAACCTCATCTATCTCGGAGAGGGGGCCCACGGCGTTGAGGCTGCGAGTTATACATATTTTCATAAAAAGGCCAGGGACCTGACCATTGAGGAATCGGCAACTCTGGCCGCCCTGACGAAATCTCCCTCAAGGCTCTCACCGTACAAAAATCCGCTCAAGGCAATCGAAAGGAGAAACGTTGTCCTCAGGAAGATGTATGATGCGGATTTTATCAGCAAGAGTGAATATCAGAGGGCCGTTCATACCCCTTTGGTCCTTGCCCCATTCAAGGCCTATGAAAAGAAGACGGGGTATTTCATTGAGTACGTGAAACAGGCCCTTGAGGAGTATATCGAAAATCCCCAGGAGATATACACAACAGGTTTCAACATCAAAACGACGGTCAACCTCCAGATGACACAGTACGCATACGAGGCGATAGAAAAAGGCATCCAGGGCTACCGGAAAAGACATCCAAAGGTGAAGGAACTCCCCGAGGTGGCGCTTGTCGCCATGGAGGTAAAAACAGGAGACATCAAGGTTCTTATCGGGGGAAAAGATTTTTCTGTTTCGCCATACAACAGGGCTGTTCAGGCGAAAAGGCAGCCCGGCTCAGCATTTAAACCGATCATATACCTCGCCGCCCTGGAGCAGGGCTATACACCTAACGATATCCTGAGGGACGCGCCTGTTTCATTTACCAACCCTTATACCGGCGTTGTCTGGCAGCCCAAAAATTACAAAAACGAATACCACGGCAATGTGACGGTGCGAAGAGCCCTGGAACTCTCCCTGAATACTGCGTCGGTGCGGTTGCTTGATAAGGTGGGTGTTGAGAATGTCATAGAGCTTGCGAAACAGCTGCATATTAACAGTAATTTTGAACCCAATCTTTCTCTTTCACTTGGTACAACAGAGATTGCACCCCTGGAGCTTGCTGCGGCTTATGCCACCTTTGCGCGGGGAGGATCCTACCTGCCGCCCGTTGCGATCAAGGCAGTGGCAACAATCGACGGTGAAGAAAAGTATCGTGAGGAGGCCATTGAAGAACCGGTTGTTTCTACGGAGATAGCCTATATGCTTGTCGATATTATGAAGGGTGTTATCAAGAACGGCACTGCAAGAAGCGCCGCCTCCCTGCCTTATATCCTTGCGGGGAAGACGGGAACGACTGACGATTTCAGGGATGCCTGGTTTATCGGATTTTCACCAAACCTCCTCTGTGCCGTCTGGGTAGGCTATGACAAGAAAACAAATCTCGGCAATAAGGAATCAGGGGCAACGGCAGCGCTGCCCATATGGATAGATTTCATGTCAAAGGCGCTCCCGCATTATCCTAACGAGGATTTTCCGCAACCAATGCCGGGATA